The sequence ATTCTTTTTCCTTTGCTTCCACCAGTCGTTGTAAAACAGCCGGAGAAGATAACCAGCTTTTCAACTGGCTGAGTTCTTTTTCCTTTGCATCCAGCAGGGCTTTCTCATCCATTAATTCCTTTAATTGTTTGATACGGGATACATCCCAGCTCTTTAATTTTTGAATTAACAGGTTACGAAAGTCGCGGTTGGTATATTGTATACTAAATCCTGTGATGTTACGGAACAGTGATGAGTTACCTTGTGTAGTAGAAAAGGTGACATGAACAGGATATTGATCGCGGATTGTAAGATCCATCCATGTAGACAAGGTATGCTGATACACATCTTTCTGCTGATATGGCGTATCAATTTTCCCCTGGTAGTAATAATCATACATCACATTGCCATGTACTACCAGGAAAGGTTTGTGGGGTGGTTGATGCCATACTCCAGTATCATAAAGTTTGTCGGGGAATACGGGGATCATGCGTATATTATTCCCTGTATCCGCTGCAAGCAGATAAGAGACTTGTCCTGATGATTGTCGTATGCCGCGGGGAAAAACAACAATAGTGCCTTTACCGGGAGCGCCGGGAAGGGTGGTACTGCGTTGCAACTGTGCATAAGTATTCATGCCCCTCATCATGAGGAGAATTAATATAAAACAATGATTCTTCAACCTGTATTAAACAGTTGGTAATAAAATAGGTAAAGGCTCAGTATTATGATCTATAATACAGCTCTATCAGGGTTGGTATTGTCCATTAACAAGTAAAGTAAATTAATTACATAAGGAAACGTTTATCTGTTCGCGTTAAAATATAAGGGAAACAAGTAGTTAACGATAGGCTAAATTGGCAAAAACAAAATTAGTCAAATAATGAGTTATACAAAATAAATTAAAATATGGAAATTGCCAATTGAGCGATAAGAATCAGGGGTTCATAGTCATCAGTATTTTACATCATATATTTGGTGGATGGAAGAAGTTTCAGAGGTGTATGCAGATCAAAAAAAAAATTCGGGGAAAATATACCTATGTGCAAAAATCTGTTGGACCATAATCTATGACATTTAGCATTAAAAAGAACTTCTGACATCCACCTATATTTTTATTGTAATAACGACCCGGTTCCCTCACTTCCGCAGTAAATGAATATTCTTCGATTACACACTCAGTCAAAATTAGAAAGAATGATGAGTTGCCAGCCTTCAATTTTGGCTATTCAATCTTTCCGGCAGGAAGCAGACATGATTGAAGTATCAGCTTATCCAAACCCGGTAAGTGACGTATTGTATTTTGATCTAAAACATAAAATGGGTAATTATACTGATAAAGTTGTCCGGGCTGCTACGCTTACGAATTTGGAGGGACAATTGCTATATCAGAAATTATTTACCAAAGGAGATGAATATCGTATTAATATTCCAGTAGCACTGAGGGGCATGTTTATTTTGAAATTAACAGACAACGATGGTGAAATACATACAAAGAAAATACTGATCAATAAAGAACTATAGAATATGGATGCTTAACCCCTTTTTATTGAAATGCCGGTTCCTTTCGGAACCGGCTTTATAGTTACTTAAAGAGCTGTATCGTTGCGCCTATCTCAAAGGCGCCATCTACATAAGTCTTTATCCCTCCCGTCTGCGTTGTATACATTGCCTGTACCGACACCATTTGCCACGCTTTTACACCTATTCCCGCCGTCACACTTTTGGATGAATGATACATCGCCATTATATTCGCCACATTATTCAGGAAACTGACATTCAAACCCGCATCCAGGATATTATCATATCCCTTTACACCTCTATACACCAGTTTTGGTTCAATAGATGTGACCTCATCACTCTCTGGCAGGAACTTATAAGACACCGCCGTAAAGAAGAGGCCACCGCCGTCGGCACCCAGGTTATTACCTGTAAACAGGTTACGTACATTCGGTAATGCCGCTTGTACATTCAGGTGCTTATCCGTATATCCCATTCCAAACTCCGCTTCAAAATAGTTATCCCTGCGATTAAATCCACTAATGGAAGGGTCATTTGAATCACCGTCTACTGCCTTTACATCCAGACGTTGTACATTCCACACAGCAGATAAACCAAAATGCAACTGCTGCTCCTCTAACCCTAATGGGATACGATAGGCATACGTCATCGCAACACGGGTACGATCTATCAATCCAGCTTTATCGCTCATCACCTGTGCACCTACCCCTACCCTGCTATTCACCTGCCAATCGCCGGAGGCAAAGGCTGTGACCGGGGCACCGGGCATACCGCCCAACTGACGACGATAGGCAGCATTGAGACGCATGCCTTGTTCCAGACCAGCCATGGCCGGGTTGGCCAGGTACTGGTTCTGGAAATATTGTGTGCCGGAGGGTTCCAGCAATGATTGAGAATT is a genomic window of Chitinophaga sp. LS1 containing:
- a CDS encoding T9SS type A sorting domain-containing protein yields the protein MMSCQPSILAIQSFRQEADMIEVSAYPNPVSDVLYFDLKHKMGNYTDKVVRAATLTNLEGQLLYQKLFTKGDEYRINIPVALRGMFILKLTDNDGEIHTKKILINKEL
- a CDS encoding PorP/SprF family type IX secretion system membrane protein; its protein translation is MANESKAQSLGNSQSLLEPSGTQYFQNQYLANPAMAGLEQGMRLNAAYRRQLGGMPGAPVTAFASGDWQVNSRVGVGAQVMSDKAGLIDRTRVAMTYAYRIPLGLEEQQLHFGLSAVWNVQRLDVKAVDGDSNDPSISGFNRRDNYFEAEFGMGYTDKHLNVQAALPNVRNLFTGNNLGADGGGLFFTAVSYKFLPESDEVTSIEPKLVYRGVKGYDNILDAGLNVSFLNNVANIMAMYHSSKSVTAGIGVKAWQMVSVQAMYTTQTGGIKTYVDGAFEIGATIQLFK